One Drechmeria coniospora strain ARSEF 6962 chromosome 01, whole genome shotgun sequence genomic region harbors:
- a CDS encoding ribosomal protein subunit L31 produces MFGPFRFTNPLSGGLLWKIPWRLSRFQKRRHRLRLRAVDSVVATVDSALAKQGQTLEALQRWKAEMPTEAEMLPRDKYTMFDRKAKKYRKGIHKLPKWTRVSQRVNPPGY; encoded by the exons ATGTTTGGGCCCTTTCGATTCACAAATCCTCTCTCGGGCGGCCTGCTGTGGAAGATCCCCTGGCGGTTGTCGCGATTCCAGaagcggcggcaccggctgCGCCTGCGAGCCGTCGacagcgtcgtcgccaccgtcgacagCGCACTCGCCAAGCAGGGGCAGACGCTCGAGGCTCTGCAGCGGTGGAAGGCCGAGatgccgaccgaggccgagatgctGCCGCGCGACAAGTACACCATGTTCGACCGCAAGGCGAAAAAGTATCGCAAGGGTATCCATA AGCTCCCCAAGTGGACGAGGGTTTCGCAACGAGTCAACCCGCCGGGATACTGA